A stretch of the Vitis riparia cultivar Riparia Gloire de Montpellier isolate 1030 chromosome 13, EGFV_Vit.rip_1.0, whole genome shotgun sequence genome encodes the following:
- the LOC117929146 gene encoding probable U3 small nucleolar RNA-associated protein 7, producing MGVEQANGTPTEVVPPSEQDISDELDVKVKKYLRGEGANLEALQDKKLKGQLVIREELYGKSAKAAAKAEKWLMPSEGGYLEAEGIEKTWRIKQESIAREVDILSSKNQYDIVLPELGPYTLDFTSSGRYMAVGGRKGHLAVIDMKSMGVIKDFQVRETVRDVVFLHNELFFAAAQKKYPYIYNRDGTELHCLKEHGSVLKLQFLKNHFLLASINKFGQLHYQDVTMGEMVGNYRTGLGRTAIMQVNPFNGVVGLGHSGGIVTMWKPTSSAPLVKMLCHHGPVSALAFHPNGHLMATAGMDKKIKLWDLRKFEVLQTLPGHAKTLDFSQKGLLATGTGSFVQILGDFSGTENYSRYMGHSMAKGYQIGKVLFRPYEDVLSIGHSMGWSCILIPGSGEPNFDSWVANPFETSKQRREKEVHSLLDKLPPETIMLDPTKIGTVRQSRKREKPTKQERKAEMEAAVEDAKSIPLRKKMKGKNKPSKKVKKREEAVARAKKPFLERQMDEENLSRKKQKISGEIELPKSLQRFARKKATT from the exons ATGGGGGTGGAACAAGCAAATGGCACTCCTACAGAGGTGGTGCCGCCTTCCGAACAG gATATCTCTGATGAGTTAGATGTGAAAGTGAAGAAGTATCTTAGAGGTGAAGGTGCTAATTTAGAG GCTTTACAAGATAAGAAATTGAAGGGTCAACTTGTTATTAGAGAAGAATTATATGGAAAATCTGCAAAAGCTGCTGCCAAGGCTGAGAAG TGGCTTATGCCAAGTGAGGGAGGCTATTTGGAGGCAGAAGGTATAGAGAAGACTTGGAGGATCAAACAGGAGTCTATTGCACGTGAAGTGGATATCCTAAGCTCAAAGAATCAATATGATATAGTCTTACCAG AGCTTGGTCCTTACACTCTGGATTTCACCTCAAGTGGTCGGTATATGGCAGTTGGAGGACGTAAGGGCCACCTGGCTGTCATAGATATGAAAAGTATGGGTGTAATTAAAGACTTTCAG GTTAGGGAAACAGTCCGTGATGTGGTGTTCTTGCACAATGAGCTGTTTTTTGCTGCTGCCCAAAAGAA GTATCCATATATTTATAACCGGGATGGGACAGAACTTCACTGTCTAAAG GAGCATGGTTCAGTACTAAAACTTCAGTTTCTGAAAAACCATTTCCTCTTAGCAtccataaataaatttgggCAGCTTCATTACCAAGATGTTACTATGGGTGAAATGGTTGGTAACTACCGGACTGGACTAGGCCGTACTGCCATAATGCAGGTGAATCCATTCAATGGAGTTGTTGGTTTGGGTCATTCTGGTGGTATAGTGACCATGTGGAAGCCTACCAGCTCTGCTCCCCTCGTGAAGATGCTGTGTCATCATGGACCCGTCTCAGCTTTAGCATTCCACCCCAATGGACATCTCATGGCCACAGCTGGCATGGATAAGAAAATCAAGCTTTGGGACTTGAGGAAATTTGAGGTTCTCCAAACTTTACCAGGCCATGCCAAGACCTTGGACTTCAGTCAGAAAGGTTTGCTTGCCACTGGAACCGGCTCATTTGTACAAATTCTCGGAGATTTCTCAGGGACTGAAAATTATAGTCGGTATATGGGTCATTCCATGGCGAAAGGCTACCAGATAGGAAAAGTTCTGTTCCGACCATACGAAGATGTTCTGAGCATAGGGCACTCTATGGGTTGGTCTTGTATTCTCATCCCTGGATCTGGAGAACCCAACTTCGATTCATGGGTAGCAAACCCGTTTGAAACATCGAAACAGCGGAGAGAGAAGGAAGTACACTCTCTTCTCGACAAGCTCCCGCCTGAAACAATTATGCTGGACCCCACCAAGATTGGTACAGTGAGGCAATCAAGGAAGAGAGAGAAGCCAACAAAGCAGGAGAGAAAGGCCGAAATGGAGGCTGCTGTGGAAGATGCCAAGAGCATTCCCCtgaggaagaaaatgaaggggAAGAACAAGCCGAGTAAGAAAGtgaagaagagggaggaggCAGTTGCCAGAGCCAAGAAGCCATTCCTGGAGCGACAAATGGATGAAGAAAATTTGTCTagaaagaaacagaaaataAGTGGGGAAATTGAACTGCCCAAATCTCTACAGCGCTTTGCTCGCAAGAAAGCAACAACATGA